The following DNA comes from Chiloscyllium plagiosum isolate BGI_BamShark_2017 chromosome 12, ASM401019v2, whole genome shotgun sequence.
CCTTCACAACAAGAGTAGCCACTTGATCAAGGCACAGAAGAGAACTGATCCTGCAAATTAGGATAGAAGCAGTGGCCCAAACCTTCGAATCAACACTGGAACTGTAGTGTTCAATGCTCAACAAACAGAAAAttacccacttgcctggatcacTTTAAAAAGACCAAACTTCTAAAGCTGCAGCCAGAAAATTTCTGAGCATAGGAATTCATGTAGAGACGAGAATTAACACAGAAGTTATGCTCTCTCCCCTTCTACTGTGCTGCCTTCTGTCATGTACGTTTAAATATCCTGTGTGAGTAAGCAGGTGATTGGATGAATGAGTAACGTGGAAGATGGATGAGGTAAATAGATAAATGGGTAGGGTGACTGataggtaggtggggaaggaTCAGTTCCGATGTTGCCAGATCATGCAAGTATTTGGGTGGGTAGTAATTTTCCcttttctgcacttcaatgcatCGCCTTTTGGATTTCAGGAGCATTAAAAACGAGTGACATTAAATATGCTGACCTTTACCAAAAAGgcaaattttcattttaaatcattTAGTTTATTTCCATTTTGGGGCTGATCTCGAGGTAGAAGTGCAAATTATGAAGGGAGCTATTGGCAATACCCCACCATACGTTAAGTGTAGGTGTCAATTGGTGTCTACGCTTAAGGCTACAAACGGGAAAGATCGTGTAAATTCCTCCTGCTGTTTACTCTTTGCTGACATCTGCTGGAAAGTGTGCATTTGGCTGTTGAGCTGAGATTGTTTGCAGGGCTGATGACATTTACTGGAGCCTGACACCTACAGGATAAGCTTTTAACTTCAGTGGAGAAGTGCAACATGATGTTGGATTGATTTTTGCATTCTATACACCTCTTGGTGTCtcctctcttcccctccccccaaattCCCATTCATTGAAGTCACGTTTCTGCATTTGATCAATACATTTTTCTAGATCTTATCATCTTGGACAATTTTCAAACTTGGAATGTATATCATTTATaaaagttattaaaaaaaaccaaCAAGTAGGTAATCTTTGGACTATCGGTCAAACTGTTACATAATAACTTTATGACTCATTGTATCATGCGTCAAATAAGGAAATCATCCAACACTCCTCCATGCATCCTACTATATAGTAAGTTACGGTTCAGCAACCAGAGCATATGGTAAAAAGCACCCTTTATCTCCAGTTAAAAAGCTAATACAAAATACTCCTCCAGGGGACAAAAAAGTCACCACATTTTACATGTATCCTGTAGAAAGACCAAATCTGTTCCTCTGTGGTACATTACATTATCCAAAAAGCTTCCAAAGTGTGTCACATCAAATGAACTAGTTTTGAAATACAGTCGATGTTATAGTACAAGAAAAAAGAAATGTGGCAGTCAATTTGCAACACAGAAAAGCCCTACGCAGCAATAAAACAGATAGCTTGATGATAAATTTGATTTGCGGGATAAATGTTGGCAAAGACACTGGGAAAACAtctcattagctgccatttcaaCATAGTCTTCAAGGTGTGAGTCCAAGGTGTAACTCAGAGTGATACAAATCTATGTTTTGATGCATTTTGCAAACAGATTAGGGAAGGCTCATAACTGGTTCTTGTTTCTTATTGGTTTCATCAGAAGTTTTTCCAAACTGGTCACTTGATTGCAGCCATTTTACATCCATGTTTAATCCATGATGGTCCCAGGTATTGAAATCAGAAGACCAAAAATAGATAGTCCATTTTTACCAATGGCATTACATACTGGACAcaattgccttttaaacattgtctttAGGCATGTGTACACATTTGGTGTCCTGACTTTATTATCTTTCTTGGGGTTAGCAAGTAATAAAATTACTctttttttattcaaaaaggcCTTACAGTTGGTGCCCTGTTTTTGGTGACCTAGTTAATGACATATTTATTGAGGTGAAATATAGTTCTATGCCAAAGGGATAACAATATCTTTGTTACAGCCACTTTGCTCAGTGGAGAGCTGATTAACCACCGTCCCAACCGCACCCCAAACCTTCAGGTCATAACGAACAAGATACCCCATTCACAGTATTGATATTTTTGAAGAAGATTTCTACTTATTCCTATGCTGTTTAATACATTATGATTGGAGGTTGCATTTTTTTGCCCTTGCTCGTCTAGCTTCAATTTATTTAAGGCAGTAACCATATTCTGACAAGATGCTTCTCAGATTCTTTAATGATACCTATTCCAGTTGTTTTTCATTTTTGACATCTTCTTTCCCATCATTATTTCTGTCAATCTTTATGACTTTTGTCTTTTATATAATTTTTATTCTATAAGCTTGTagtgcaggttgatagttccGAGTcccaagtagataggatagtgaagaatgtatttggtatgcttgcctttattagtcagtgcactgagtatgagagttgggaggtcatgttgtggatgtacagaacattgattaggccacttttggaatactgtgttcagttctggtcaccctgctattggaaggatgttgtgaaatttgaaagggttcagaaaagatttacaaggatgttgccagggttggagggtttgagctatagggagaggctgaacaggctggaactattttccctggagcatcggaggctgaggggtgacctcataaaaatttataaaatcatgaggggcatggatagggtgaatagccaaggtcttttccccaaagcTAGAGGGccaaggtttaaggtgagagggaaaaggtttaaaagagacttaagggcaatcttttcacatagagggtgatgcgtgtaaggaataagctgccaaattaaatggtggaggctggtacaattaaaacatttaaaaggcatctggatgggtacatgaataggaagggtctagtGGGATATGGgtcgaatgctggcaaatgggagtagattaatttaggacattaattttggactgaagggtctgcttccatgctgtgtaactctaATGCTCTATGACCAGCTCATACTATTCATTCATAACTGCACCATCTGCTATGTTCTATACACTAGGGGTTGGTCATCTGTAAATTTCACTGCCTCCAACAATTGACATCTTCTTTGAATGCCTTTCTGAACTTCATCTAGTGATTCATGATGGGACATGTGGCATGGTAAcgtcactggatgagtaatccatGGATTTGAATTGTACTGCGGCAGACAATGAAATGTCAatcaaataaaatgtgaaaatggAAGCTAGACTAATGGTAACTGTGtattaattgttgtaaaactatctggttcactaatgcccttcacgAAAAGGAATCTCCTGCCTTTACCtaatctggcctacatttgactccagacccccctCAAACTATTCTTAGAAATCAGACAACGTTAACGCTGTTctggtcagcaacacccacatcctaatcaaaaattttaaaaatttccttcaCCATAGGTAGATTGAAAAGAGCAATGGTGAGGGCCTTGTGTTGCCCCCACGTCTAATTACAGCATATTTAGATTCACCAAATACTTTCCTACTGTAGTTGTCCATCCTGCGTATACAGCTATagttctttttattttctcttcagtCAATTCTGATCACTTCCAACACTTTGAACAGGTTTTACCAGCTTACTGGTGAAAACCTTTCGCATAATCCACAAAATTTAATGTGCATTTCTTGTTGACATTGTGCTTCTTTTGCTTAACACACTCATCACTGCTATAGTCCTTGAGCTCCAAACACCTCTTCAAATCTAATTAGTCATAGCAAATGTAATGGATTGCTTTGGCAACTAATCCTTTTGTGAGATTGTTGATGCATGTGTAATTAAAGGTGCAATGCTCTTTACAGTTCGTGGTATTTGTCTCTTGCCAATTCCTTTCAGTTATCCACATCCTTTCAGATGTTAGCTACTTGTTGTTTTCACTATCTAACTCTCTAGCTAAATGTGTCACTAATTGTGAAAATAACACTCAAAATGTCTTATTCTCATTCCTTTGTGTATTTGAGTCTGGAGTTTCCCAGTGCACAACTGAGAATTAACATTCTGTAACCGTTAAATTATTTATAGCATTGCTGTTCATGCAGTTTGTAGATTCATGCCAATATTGAATATAAACTACATGAATGATCTGATAAAGATAGTGTTCCCTGCTACACTAATATGAGCACATCAATTTTCTATCATTTTAATCTAATTGAGAATGTCTCAAATCATGGAAGTGTTCTAGTGTTGTCCCATTGTCATCACCTTCAACTTCATTCTTTGGGCAGCACTCAAAATGAAGACCCACATTTTCATAGATATGCCcatgttggaatggggtgggagggggtgtgtGTGAGGTATTTAGAAGTAGCACGTGGGTCCCCATTCCAGGACTGTGACCCCATTTGCACAATCTGGGATGTTTTTGGTGCCCCAGGATAAAGGTGCCTGTAGCAGCCCCACTATTtgttcagatcagagtggtgctggaaaagcacaccaggtcaggcagcatctgaggagcaggaaaatcgatgttttgggcaaaagcccttcattaggaatagaggcaggaagcctccagggtggagagataaatggggaggtgggggggctggggagaaggtagcaaagagtacaaaggtgaatgggggtggggatagatcagaagggaaggtggagcagataggtgggaagggagattggcaggtaggacaggtcatgaggacagtgctgaagtggaaggttggaactgaaggggggggggaggaatgatgaaactggtgaagtccacattgatgccctggggttgaagtgttctgaagcggaagatgaggttttgcaattcctgcggtggcaggggaaggtgccaggacggtttgttggggggggcgtggacctgactatTGCCTACTTCATTGTGGGCAATTGGCATTTGGCAGGAGACTTTGTTCATGGAACCTTAGGTTGAGTGGGAATCATCAGCCCTGAGGGGAGAATCTACGCCTGGAATTTCTTCATTAACAGACTTTTTTTTGGTTGTTGTTCAATGGTCTTTTTTTCATTTCGGTCATTAGATATTATATTGTAAGTTAGATGTGTTTTTACTGTAGTGATTTGGTTCTGGGACTTTGTCCTGAAAATTTCTTTGATCAGCATTATGTAAGTGTTGAGATGCAGTAGAGTCCTCCCCCTTTTattcaaaactgaagaaaatgttgtttgtgatatcatgattttaaaaacaaagagcCCATTTAATTTAGAAAAGGTTATCTGAATCTTTCacttaaacaaaaaacaaatctgATCCTGGAACACTTTGACAAGACATTAGGTGTAGCTTAGAGAGGACACAGAGTTTCTCTGTTTTAATGGACTCCATTTGTTAGGTCTTATTACAGCTAAAGTTAttgtgaatgcttggctgagtttcaaaataAACAATATCTGATCTGGGGTGGAGATTACAGGATTGAGTTTTAAGGTTGATGCTGAGGGCATGtctttaaaggtgctatataagtaTATGTTGTTGTTATTCTTTGGTTTCTCCTTAGGATAGCAGGCTTTGCATATTTAGTCTGAGGTCAGACTCTTGCTCCTACCATTTGATTCTACTATATCTGAGCCTGGATTTGGGTCCCTttacttgaggaaagatgtagttgGAGGAAGTTTAGAGgatgttcactagattgattccagagatgagggattcGTCTTATGTAGAACAATTGAGAaatttactcactggagttcagaagaacgaGAGGAAATgtaattgagatgtacaagatgctAACGGGATTGACCAAGATAGGATAGACatagaaaggatgcttcctcatgtggggcaatccAGAAGGAAATGTCATAGTTTTACGATAAGAGTTAGTTGATTTAAAatggatgaggagaaactactactttcaaagggtcatgaatctgtggaaatcacgACTCGGAGTGCAGGGGATACTGGGACATTAAGGAGATAGTCAAGAGTTTTAATTAGTattggggttgaagggttatggaaagcGAATAGGAAAGTAGAGTCCAaaacaagatcagccatgattatatcaaatggcagaccaggcttgaaggactgaattgcctactcctgctcctagttcttgtgttcttatcCCTGCTAGTGATCAGTTAATTATATTAACCCATATATTTTTAAGTTATTACACATCTCTTGAACAGGTGGGACTTAACCCCAGACCTCCCAGTGTAGGGGAAGGGTTGCTAATACTGCACCACAATCTTCAGTGTATTTTTAAGAACTTCATTCTTAGGTGGTTCTCCATATTGTTCTCTGACCCAACCAATTGTGAATTTTActtaaagtaatttttaaaagggTAAACAATACTGAGCCGATTAAAGTTGGGAAGAGCAATATCTCCTGCTGTTTTTCGAAAACCCCAGCCAATCAACAATCACGACAATTGAGATCCTATCAATTTATTTTGAATGGAAGTAAAAAGTGAAGGCTTGTTGAGGTATTTCATTATTGCTTACTGCAAACTTACACATTCACTTAACATAATCCCAACAAACCTcaacattacaaaacaaaatataaataagCATTTCACAAAACAAAAGATTCTTCTCAAAACGAATCTGAAAACGTGTTTAAATATTTAATACAATAATTTCCAATTCAGTACAAAAAAGTTTAGATAATACAGTATAAGCATTAGTCGCCAGAGGGGGAAAAATTACATTGATTTCTGTAAGACCCTGAATGTAATCAAAAGTGAAAACACCATGACTGACTGACAGGCTGCATGTAGAATACATAATCTATACATACTTTGGCAAGATTTTAAAATTTGGTCATTTTATGCTTTTTGTTGAAATTTTGTTAACTATACTCTATTATTCAATTGCCTACATTTTGTCCTGGTCACCCCCCTCAACATAGCTTCTACATTGAAACCATAGATAGATGATTTGTTCACAGATTCTGATTTTGCCTTTTACTGTGGAGACTTGATAAATTTTCTTTATCCTCCAGTCACTGCCTCTCCCTGTCTGGCATGGTGAGTTTGGAATGATGCAGGATTGAGGAAATAATGGTGTAACCTTTAAGCTCATAACAGTATGATATGATAAGTGTAACACCAACACACCGAGTCATTATAACTCCTTTAAAAAAACTTCCATAAAAATGATTATAAAAGTAAAAATTCCACAGTACTTAATGCTATAAAAAGGTTACATTGTGACACACCAAAATAGTTTCCTGCAAAATAAAGCCTGACAAGATAATTCCTATATGTAGCAACACAACCAAAATTGATATACTGATACAGTGTCAATTAAAACCAAATCAACACACCATTTTCGAGCTGTTTATCATAAATTGTGAGCTATCAAGAAGGTGTCAAAGAGTAAGGTTGAAAAAATTTAATCCAATGGCTAAATCTTTAATCCAGTCTCATTAAAGGTTCAAATTCCCTTGGAAACTTAATTGGAATTAAAGTCAAAAATGATTTCAATTCAAACCGTTGAATGAAAGGAAACATGATAAATCTCTCAAGCTGTAAAAACATTGTGAATGATTCAGTTTGTGAAAAGCTGATGAAAAGTTGGCATGAGCAAcagaaattttatttcaaatgaacAAATTGCTCTAGCATCTTATTTGGCTCTTGTTTGAAACATTTCACATTTTGATGCAGCCTTTCTGCTCATATACAACTTTAGACAATCAGTAGTAAAACAAATAAATTATTGTTGAAAAGCTGGAAATTTTATTCATAGTTACAATTGGTAGAAGTCATCAGCAAACTGTAGTTATGTACTTCAGCTTTTATGCCTGGTTCAGGTAATCTTggacaaaacatttttttctataGGTTGAAAGCTTGATGAGCTCTTTACacatatatttaaaaaacaaaaataaagcaatgTATAACTGGCATAAAACTTTCTTTTAACATCAGATAGAATTGGTGGTACAAGCATGTTTTGCACATTCAAAATTATAATCATTTGGTAATTAAAAAGCCCACAGTGTTGTATCTATTTATGGGTATCCTAGTGTATTTATTTGCAACTGACCTGCTAATTCATGCATTTATTAAAGAAATGCCTAATCCAAAATAGTTTTTTTTGCCACTCTCTGTACAATCTATATCTATGGCTCTAGGCTGTTTCACCTAAGTGGTGTGGAAGTGCAGACATTGGATAAATACTAGCATtttactattttttttaaaaagagctaaTGAACAGAAATTGCAAGGCTACAGTGGACTGCACAAAAATCTTTCATCTTCCCTCTCCTTAGAAGAAAATCAATTTCTACATGTTTCACAAGAAACCTATTGTTCATCACATTTTATCGGTGTTCAGGCCTCTGCTTATCAAATGTATTATTTTTCACTGGAAAGGTGGATGACAAATATTGCAGCTCAGTACATGGTAGGCTGCTTTAAATCCTTGATGTATTGCTATGACCTCCTTACTGTTTACCAGATGAAGGAGATACCACAATAATTTGTTCATGTTTAATCATACTTTAGAGATGAAAATAGTCTTTTatcccttttctctcttttgcaATTCAGCCATTTTCTTTAAGTTGTTTCTATTTGTGTGAATTTGCTCTTGTAAAGAGACAATTGCTCCTAGAAAATCCATGTTGCACCCAACAAATGTATAAAATAAGTAGGATATACCATTTAGGTATATGTTAACACTGAAAACTGAAACTTACCTCAACTCCAAATTTAATTAGATACCCCCTACATTGATGTGCTATTTTGACTCTATTCTTATATTCGATGTGCTTTTAGTAACTCTGATTGTGATTGGAAAATTAGTTGCAATTGTTCTAAACAGTTCCCTTGTGCAGATGTGAGTTGAGTTTGAGAAGCATGCAGACGATCTGCAAGTTTACACTTAGGGTTCCTAGCAGAACGTGtattttttatttcattgatTTGAATTCAGTCTTGGGTCTTGGAGTATTATTCTgtgttttccaacactttaatGCGCATTTAGAATGTGTAAAACAGACAAGTCTATTCTTTCTTTGGGTTCTCCTAGCAATGACCttccaataaaagaaagaatgGCAGTTAATCATCCTACAAATGTCAGTGATTGCTTTTGTAGTGAAAATTTAACTTTTGTAAGATAACAAAGACCATGTTTTAAAAGCTTTACTGGTTtacatttgtttttacattgGATACAATAAATATCCAGAAAATGATGAATGCACATAAGGGCCTGAATAAAGTCCTGCTGCCTGTTCAGATGGAAGCTGTATCCAGACTTTGTCACCATGCATGAGTTCAAGAACTGAGCTCCCAGAAGCTTGGTCAAGAATCCCCTTCTTGTATTCATCGTAAGTATACATTTGTGGTTCATTGTTCTTGTATAATGCTACCCATACATTAGCACCTTTGCAATGAACATGAtatgaaaaataataaattccTGGTATCTCACATGTAAAAATGCCAGTTTGCGGATTGTAGCTTTGTCTGCCATTGTATAAGATTTTGTCAAATTTGACAGGAGATCCTGCTGGCGGGAAAGGTATTGTTAGCTTCGCAGTGAATGCAGGCATCTCCGGACTAATTCCTATAGGTTTCCCTTTTTTACTTGGCTGAGCATAACCTTGTGGTGCCTTAATGCCGTCAATTCCTGGCCCCATCTCTGGAAGTTGAAACTGTCTTATATCAGTTGGTGGGCCTGgtggacctggaggtcctggagGGCCAGGAGGGCCTGGTGCTCCTGACAATCCTTTGAAACCTTCTGGACCAGGTTTTCCTGTTGGTCCAATGTGTCCTGGAACTCCAGGTTTCCCTATGCCAGGTAGCCCTGGTGGCCCTGGTAGGCCTTTCTCTCCTTTTGGCCCAGGAAGACCTGGTGGCCCTATTGGACCACCCGGACCAGCAATCCCAGGTATTCCAGTGGGGCCTTGGATACCCTTCTCTCCACGAAACCCAACTTCCCCTTTCAATCCTGGTATTCCTGGTCGTCCAGGCAAACCAGATGGGCCTTTATGTCCCATATCTCCTTTTGGTCCTGTTGGTCCTGGCAATCCTCGTGGACCTGGTTGCCCATCTTCACCAAGATACCCTGGTATACCTGGCAAACCCTGGATACCAGCTTCCCCTTTTGGGCCTGGAGGGCCTTGAGCACCAGGCTGCCCATACTCTCCTTTCACTCCTGGGAAACCCAAACCACCCGGAGGTCCAATTTGACCTGGAGGCCCAGGCAGTCCTCTTGCACCTGGAGCACCAGGAATTCCAGGAGCACCAGCAGCCGCAGGTTCACCTTTAAATCCCTGCTTCCCCGGAGGCCCAGGCTGACCACGTTCACCTTTTGGACCCGGAAACCCTGGTTTTCCGACTCCTGATATTCCTGGGGGCCCTTGTAAACCAGGTAGTCCTTTCTCACCTTTGGCCCCTGGAAAGCCAGGCTGACCGGGAAGTCCATCTTGACCTGGCTTTCCAATACCTGGCATTCCTGGAGGTCCTTGGACACCACGGGGCCCTGGAAAACCTTGCAATCCTGGTTGACCTGGGAATCCTTGTTTGCCTGGGGCTCCCGGAGCTCCTGGAAGACCACTAAATCCTGCTTTTGAGATGCCTGGTAGACCTGCAGGCCCTGGTTGTCCAGGTAGCCCTTGTGGTCCCCTTAAGCCTGGTAATCCAGCTATACCTATTCCTGGTATTCCCTTTGGTCCTACAGGACCTGGCAACCCTGGCATTCCTTTC
Coding sequences within:
- the LOC122555293 gene encoding collagen alpha-1(VIII) chain-like; this translates as MAVPLIPVQALTMAIHLFLAGSVYGGAYYQMKQIPQQIPQMQMHGQVPHMMHLRKESPRMQHMGKEMPHMPMHRKDLPYMHRYGKEVPQMHVFGKDVMPQKEAKEMIPTFPSAMKGEKGPSGEPGARGPTGPPGLPGIPGRDLQGQVGKPGLPGQPGFPSVGKPGMPGMPGKPGEMGLPGRKGDMGPKGEQGPMGPPGPQGLPGPSGMPGFGKPGRPGFPGKQGPRGEPGQKGMPGLPGPVGPKGIPGIGIAGLPGLRGPQGLPGQPGPAGLPGISKAGFSGLPGAPGAPGKQGFPGQPGLQGFPGPRGVQGPPGMPGIGKPGQDGLPGQPGFPGAKGEKGLPGLQGPPGISGVGKPGFPGPKGERGQPGPPGKQGFKGEPAAAGAPGIPGAPGARGLPGPPGQIGPPGGLGFPGVKGEYGQPGAQGPPGPKGEAGIQGLPGIPGYLGEDGQPGPRGLPGPTGPKGDMGHKGPSGLPGRPGIPGLKGEVGFRGEKGIQGPTGIPGIAGPGGPIGPPGLPGPKGEKGLPGPPGLPGIGKPGVPGHIGPTGKPGPEGFKGLSGAPGPPGPPGPPGPPGPPTDIRQFQLPEMGPGIDGIKAPQGYAQPSKKGKPIGISPEMPAFTAKLTIPFPPAGSPVKFDKILYNGRQSYNPQTGIFTCEIPGIYYFSYHVHCKGANVWVALYKNNEPQMYTYDEYKKGILDQASGSSVLELMHGDKVWIQLPSEQAAGLYSGPYVHSSFSGYLLYPM